CTTTTGTGCATAGGGAGTGTCTTGGTCTCGCAGTTTCCCAAAAGACTTTTGACCTTATCATGGTGTTCTTGATTGAATCCACTTGCAGAACTGGAATTCAATCTCAGGAAATTATGCTTTCTTGTTATACATCCTGTGGAGATATCTGCACAGCCCTGATTGCATTTAAAGTTTTCACCGAAGGAAGAATTAATATCTCAATGACTGTCACGAACATGACTTAATAAGGAAGGAGGTCTACTATATAGTACAAGCCCCATCcaccccccaaccaaaaaaaaaaaaaaaaaaaactaataattacATCAGAAAGGACACATAAAGCCttaaattttgatatttgaCATTTATTTGGCCTCCATTATCTTCCACCATTCACAACAAGAACAATATCATACAATCACTGAGCACTCTTCAACTTCATTAACTATTGGCTGTCTACTGCAGAGTGAAGAACTGTAAAAATCATGTTTCTAAATCAAGGCTATAAATGCAGAAAAATGCTTTTCTAGGTTCAGAATCAACCCTGTCATTTTAAATTACCAAGAATGACAAAGAAGGGAATaaccaaacacccccccccccacacacacacaaaaagaaaagaaaaagccaTTTGTTCTAGAATGTAGATTCTGCAGGCATTATATTAGCTCTAGAGACAAGGGTATTGAAGCTGAACATTCATGACAGAGAAAAGCTAGCATTACACTCCTGTATCACTATCATTTCTCCTCATGAAAAACGTTTCACATGTGGAATGGATAAGGATTCATAAGCGCATCAATTCACCTACATTTGATAGTATAGCTCTTCGTGTAACTAGTTACTATTTTATGAAAACATCCCATTAtattgttttcaaaaaaaaaaaaaaaaacccaagaagactcctaccaaaataaataaataaaaaaataaacccaAGAAGACAACACCGTAAGCAGTAATCAAGCATGAAGAacataatgaaaaataaaacatcagtgctaaattgaaattaaaaccaAAGCACCTGTTCCTACAGCTGTGTTCAATTTTCTGTATCCAATATAGCTGGTTCCATCAGTCCTAGGGCTAGAGCTACGGTTTCTGGCGTTTATCTTAGGTTCTTAACCCTTAATAATAGAGCCAAAACACATCAAAATTTCAAGTAAAGTAGGGGACAACAGAGTGAGAGCTTCACACACTAACATCCCAAACTAACTCAGCTCAAGAATTTCTTCTCTGAATATTATGCTACCAGGACTAAACCACATAATCAAGCCAAATAAAAAGCTTACTtttagaggggaaaaaaaaactcattacAGCTCTTCGAGCTTTTCCGTTTCCGTAAATGCCCCAAAAAACCCTAGATTGAACTAGAGGGAATGGATTCTTTTCCTTCTCAAGATTTACGATTACTAGTCGTAGAGAAATGTGGTTTTCAGGAGACGGCTCCGAATCGATCATAGAAACCAGAAAACTATCAAACTGATTAAGGAGAAGAAGCGTTTACCATGCAGATTGAAAGCTAGAGATCAGAGGGAGAGCTCGTTGTCGACGACTTGACGTAGACTAGGGGGAAGAGAAAGGTTGCAGAGCGGCAGAGACCAGGGAGAGTGGGAGAGGTTCGTACCCTTTTGCGCGTATGCTTTGGGGTCTTTTGTGATGTATATTGTATACCCCCGCATTTTACATTATTCCTAGATTTTCCCCTAGAAAGATTCGTCGCCATTTGCGCGTTCAAGTTTTGTGGTATTTAGTAATGTATCCccggattttacatttattcttattatttccatttttttaaagtatttttcTATTTCACCCCTAGATATTTTCTGGactatgacattttttttttcccttttctgtttttaaaaaatataacgTTTTCTTTGAAATATCCTGCAAACCTACCAAGAGGGAACGACGGAGCTACAAGGAAATGGGATGGATGGATCCACCCGACCCTCAACAACAACTACATTGGCTTTGACACATTGGGAGTTTGGGAACCTtccgatgatgatgatgatcccATTCAACTCTATGGTGAAGGTGTGGTAACTTTGATACTATTTAAAATTTGATAGCTATTTAAAAATAGTTTTGGTCCTCTTCATTTGAATCTAACATTGTTTGGTTTTCATTTagtatgaataaaaaaatatatattacaaaTCCCTtgtttttcatataatttttacCTTGTTTCAAGGAAAAATTGGACTTGATCACTATATGTAAGGAGAGTATTGGGAAAAACCTTTGTGATGATATAAGCCACGTCAAAATCAGCCCAACCAATCCAACATCGATATTTAAAACCCTACTAAACTTATCATTATATTGAATTTTGCTATCTTTTGCACAATAGAGGATAATTTTCTTCCTATTAGAGAAGGCATAAATGATAgtacaaaattttcttttatcgtATACCTAGCTGATTTTGGATAGCTCGGGTATTGATAGGCCAATAATAGGGTCAATGGGGAGaaaaactcttctttttttcttaagacATTATAGTTTTGGTATATTCATAAAGGGAGAGGGATCGTTGCTTGATGGTGTGGCTATTGTGCTAGCATGTGGACCAATGAAAGAGTGTGTAAAGGTATCGACCATCGGTGTTAGGGTATCCCCTACATGAGTGCGGTGACCAATGGGAGCATATATGGAATTATCAATATAAACGGCATTTCTATATTTCATAGAAGACAGGACAATCAGTTCACATTCTCTATGTTAGGGGTAGGAGACACTTCTCCatagagtatttttttttccaagggcATTAGGACGCTACCTCCTAGCATATGTACATGCTAGTAACGTATTAAATGGGAGGGTATACGAAAGCATCTTCAACTCATGGGCAATGCAGTATTTTCACTCATTGTATCTAggtactatatatatatacattataGGGTtgtgttctttcttcctttttcccaaTGATAAATTTGAACTAtgtttttcacccaaaatttttttttttgaactatGTTAATCCacacatttttttgaaaaaagcatgaaaaaaattaattaaaaaaaaaaagacgaggGACTGGCTCCAAGGCCAGGAGTGCTAGTTTTCACAACCAGGTTAAATCGCACATTGGTGCGTCCATCAAAGATTACCACATGGCAAAGGAAGCTGGCCTCGTGAAATTACAGGCGATTCACTAGGTGTTGTGACGTTTAGGTTTTACCCTTTTCTTACTAATACCTCTTCGCGCCAGTACTCTCGATTCCATCTCCTGACTTCCGATTCCCTAGTAGCCTTAGACTCTTAGCTTGCGTAAGCTCTGGACCGTTGCGGCTGTGGAAAAATAGTAGTGTTGGAGAGTGACGAAGAACTACGAAGGCGTGAATAAATGCAGGGTTTCTATACTAGGAACCAATGTTTCTTCCTTGTTTAAGGGTTTCGATTCCTCTCCACATTACCCTTACGATCTTGCCTTGAGTCCCAAAGGGGTTGAATACTTGAACACCTAAACCTGCATGTGAAGCGTTGGAGtaggaggagggaggagggaggaggaaggaggaaggaggaaggaggaaggaggaaggtggAAGGTGATTTTGAACCTGCAATCCTGGTTTTGGAGGGGAAGTAGTTTTATCCTTCAGCTTTCTGGTATTCCTCAATCTCTTATGTTACTAAAAACCATTTTCATTTGACGATCCTTTCAGTTTTGTCGTCATAGAGGTTTTGTATCGATTCTCTAAATAAAGTTAGATTGAGTAACTGATTTGCAAGAACGGAAGTTTTTGGTGGTGATTTTAGGGCCTCATGGAGGGTTGGGGTGGATTTGATGGTCTtagtttctttttctaataCATGACTTTGAGGGTTTACGAGTGCGAAAATGAATCAATATTGGCCTTTGTTGGAACCTACTGTTTGTGTGAAAAAATCGAAAAAGAAAGGTGGCTTCTTAGAACCAAGGGGAGTTGCTTTTTCtgtttatgaaaattttatcttttgttttccttttgttaATTCTAATGTGCAGTGTAAACTTCATTATCTTTGATCAGAAAATGCTTCCCTTCTCGTTTCATCGTCCACCCAACCCAACTCAGACTGAAGGAAGCAACAATTCAGCTCCCCCACAGGTGATTTATtgtttattctttcttcttttctctctcttaactTATTATTTTCCTCCCACAGTGTTGTGTTAGATTGTAATcagttttcttttgctaaatCAGGTCGTATCGTCAGCTTCTTGCCGTGCAGATTCAGGGATTTTATCAGTTGGTAGCAATCCCATGCACCAACTTCCATGTTCCTCTTGTGTCTATCACAATCCTTTAGTTCCTGTAAATTCCTTACAAATTCATTCTCAAGTTAATGTATTTAATCCCCACCTTCAAAGACCATTTGGGAATTCAAATATCAATTTGAGTGCCTTAAATGGAAATTATATGGCTATGCCTGCTGGACCATCTATGGTGCCTTCACCTAGCTTCCCAAATGTTGGTAACCATTATACCCCACAAAATATTCATGTGGGTATGCCAATTTTGGGTCCTTCAGGTCCTCATCATTTAATGCAAACTCATGGACAGTTTTTTCCTAACACCACCCCACAGAATTTTAATCCAATCTTGACGCCTTCCGGACATGGGCAATTATTCCTTAATTTGCCACAGAATTCAAATCAACTTGTGCCATCTCTAGCCCATGCACAGTTGTTTATGCATAACTATCCACAAGTTTCAAGTCAGATTGGACCCTTGCAACCAGGTGCATCCATGAATGTGCAAGGTGGGAACACCTATTTTCACAATCATGCGAACCCAAGTACTGGCATGCCAGATGGACAGTCATGTTCGCAGAATCAAATGTGTAGTGCAAGTCAACATGTAGCATTTGTTAACTCAAATGAAGCTGCAGAGCACAATAAACAAGATCCTCGTACTTTTATCCCATCTAATATGGGTCAGAATGCTTTTCAAGAGTCACCAATTTTATCTGAGAAActacaagaaaattttattcCATCGCTTACATGTCCGGTTCAAATGCAACAAACTCAGAAGAACTTGCAGCAAGCCAGTTTCCCGCAGTCACAGGTGAATCTTACCTGCCTATTGCATTTAATAAATCTGGTTATATGCATTCTGTCCTGAACATGATATTGACGAAGCCCTCTCAGATAATCTCCATTGTGGCCTAAATGGATTCTCACATCTCCTTGGTTCTTTTTCTCGTTTTGATTGGTTACTTCCGAACCTAATGTAGAAATACCTTAATTTAGTTCCCATACCCTCTTGCTACTACGGCAACACAGTTATCTATTGTCAGGATTTTCTTATGAGCATCATTCTTATGATCGCTGTTTTTCACAACATCCTTCCTGAGCATCTAAAGTTAAGTATCATCAGAGACTGATTTCAACTACATTGGGAAAACTTTTCTGTTACCTTTGGAGCATTAGTCATGTATGTGGACGGTGATTGAGAGGTAAGACTCGAGTGGAACTCAAGTCCAAGACGTTTTGCCGAAGTTGGTGCTGCTGTAAATGCAGCACTGCCTCCCATGCTGTGCATGTTCAGAACTTGCAGACATGGCCTACatctagaagaggagaagaatggTTGCTAATGTGACAGCCAAAGATGTCTCTTTAAATAATTGTTTACTCAAATCTCTTGTTTTTTAATGTCTAAAGAGTTTTAGAACTTATTTCCCTGCATTctcctttaatgattgtaggtGTATCAGTTATCATAATTTGATTAAAATACAATCTTGTTAAGAGTTTTGAATTGGCCGACCCcatatagttgggataaggttatggttgttgttgtttgttgtacAATCTTGTTAAGAGTTTTGAATAAAGATGAAAATTCAGAGGTGGGGGTGATGAACGGGaaatttaagttatattttcAATTAGGAGAGCTAATGACCCTCCCTTACAGCTGGTAATTCTGACCTAAATTGCGTTCACATAATAAATTAGGTTAAGTATTTTGTTACAGGTGACACCTATTCGTGGATACAAAATGGGAGTGCAACACTAAAAGGATTTGCTATGAATCTTTCTTTAACCgttcaaaatatttttgatttttaataaaagagcttgaaaaagaaagagtttCTGCAAAGAGTTATAAAATGGACGATGATGTTTTTATGACTGAAGTACATTGCAATAAATAAATCTGAAACTAGATAAAGTTTCATGTGCAAATAGTATATAACGTGAGAAATTTCAGTCACTTTAAGTGGCCAACAGTTTTATGGGTTACTTTGAGATTTCTtgataagaaacaaaattttattataGTCTTGTACCAGCTTTAGTATATCTATAAATAAAGTAATAATAACTCTATTATCggatctttttattattattattattattattaattttttttaatcattgatcAGAATGCATGTCATACAAGGCTACCATTTATCTACATGGTTATCCATTTTTTCTAACAGTCTTCTCTCTCACATTTTACACCATGCTACATCTGTTCCAGGGGAATTGTTTAAATAATGGTGGAAATAATATCTCATACAGAAACCCAAGGAATCCTGGAGTCCAGAAGTTTGcaagaaattttcagaaatttgGAAGACGAGAATCAGCAAATCCAAGGTTCACTTTCTTTTGTACTTGTGAAATTTCTTTCATATTTCTTCACATTTATCAATCATTTAGATGTATGTTCTATTCTTCATAATGGAGTCAAATTTGAGCAGGTTTCAGAAACCTCAGCTTCATTCCACGGCAAGTGCAGAGGGAAACTTCAGGAACTTCAACAGAAATGGTGGAAAAGGTTTTGGTCTTTTATATCTGTGTGATTCTACTGGAAATAGTGTCTTTATAGTAACTGATTCCTAGGTGAATACTGATGATTTCCTCACCTGCAGATTTAATTAACCCACTGTCACATACTGAGAGCACATTCAATACAAAAATATGTGTGATCAAAGATGCTTTTGTTGTCTGGAAAAAGGGAGACCCATTTGCTTTTTTGGAGCATGTTCCATGTCTTGCCTAGATTAATGCTACTGAGTGATACATATCAAGCATTTTGATCCAAATGCAGCACAACAAACTTAAACATGGAgattagagaaaagaaaattaatgcaGGACTGGTTTGGTAAACCAACCCCTTTGGTTCAAGAattggttcagatctggttcttcTAGAAATCAGATATTGTGGAGCTAGTTTGGAGACTTTATGTGGCCTGTCATTCCATAATTCTTCATTTTTAGGAATTTTATCTTCACACAACTTGTGGGGCCCATTTGAGGGAATTCTATAGCTGCGGTCATAGAGTTTCTGAATTTCAGGAATCCTCTCTACCCACAATTCGTGGGCTATTTTTTAGAGATTTATATCAATAATTTATTATTGATGAAGTTGTTTAGGTGGACTGGAATAAGAATTATAAAATTCCAGATTCATTTTAAgtcagtttttttatttataatttctttagtttccttattAGTTTAGGGAACTCTATCTCAGCCCAGTTGGGTTTTTTCCTGTTTAATGATTCGGTCAATTTAGgaatgccacctcatcctaattAGTTGGGAGGTTTGGGAGTCTTTTTTTTCTATCCTTATTATTTCTGTTTTCAGCATTATAAAGCAATGAAAAGGCCTAACAGCCTCCCCCACAATTTGGTTATTGAATAGAGTTTGGGTTTTGTTTGAGTAGAGATTGTAGtgtctctcctctcctctcctccccaAACAATTTGAGTTTTCTCCGTTCTTCCCCATCCTTACGATctcccttttctcctctcttctctctctttcataaCTTAGCTGATTCACTTTCTCTTACCCACCACAAGCTGGTCTATGGATTTGATCTGCATCAGAAATACTGATGAAATCTGACAGAATATGGTGCCCTAGATTGAGAATATATATCTAGTATTAGGAATTGCAGTATTTCAATGCTGTAGATTTTCTTGATATGTGTCAAAGTTCCTTGATCATTCTAGTCAATGAATAAATCTTAACTACCAGTTAGTCACTTCTTACCCCATTCTTCTGATGTGTGCCACTTAGTCACTCCTTTCCGCACTCTTCCGATGTGGGATTAAAGGAGATGCTGTCAAATGACTTTTGTGTACTTCCCATTGTTCTCAAGATTTCCGAGCGCGTATGGTTTCATTACTCTCATACTCTCTATCTTGTCAATGGGTGTAACATGATAAGAGTCGGGTGTTGAGACAAACAAGGTTGCCTCTACTCTGTCCTTAGCAGGATTGGCTGTGATTATCGAATCTGTATCGACTGTCAGAACTCCAAACTGGGAAGCAGGTTTTGCTCTTGGAATGGACTATGAAAGAATGATCAAATCACCATAAGCTCTATTTCTAGAGGTCTAGAGACTAGAGATCTATCGAGAAACTTATCTGAAACTATACATCACTCCACCCTGTTTAAAAGGTTCTAAGCTCCCAATCGAATCTTTATGTTTGTCTAATCTTTGTTCTCAATCAATTGATGGCTGCTTGTAGGCTTGTTAACCACAAACCTGACTACCTCATCCCATCAAATGTAAAGAGCATTGTTGATGCAGTAGCACTTGACTGGTTAGACcaacatgaccggctttggaaatCCGGACTCAGATAGAACCGGACCAACCTGGATTTTTGGTCCGACATGGGTTGGAAGTAGTTTAgttattttgtcttttatttgctTTGGGTAGGCTGTGTAGGTGATAGGatgattattttttaattctattttaGTTCTAGAGTTGGATTAGAAAATAGGGTTTATTTGCAAGTTAGTTTCAGCCTTATGTTCTAAATAGGAGTCTTTTGATTTTGCTTATCGAAACATTGTAATCCATTGATGGAAAACATAATTGAATAGAAAATTGAATGGGTTTGCTCAACGTGAGTGTGTGGTTGTGCGtttccccttcttctccccttgTGACTCTAAGTAGCTTCTCAGacttcttcctttctctaaCTGGCCCTCCaccaatttggtatcaaagtGGAAGGATCCATCTTCCTCCCCAtcaatctctcttttctctctacTAAGTACCATTACCTTGGGTTGCaccaataaggaggagtgatctgattcagattgaaggctctaaaagagctaggggctaGCAGCAAGCCTAAAATgtccataggagaagtagtgaggaaagacattaGGTTTTgtctcaagtatgacctcgaatagagctgattggagggcaatgatccatgtagccgaccccatttaggtgggattttACTAAGTTGTTGTGTTGTgtgttcctttattttttattattatcattaataTTTGGTCTTTGTACGGATCCAtttagctgaccccatttagttgggataaggctgagctgTTGTTGACCCTAAAAGTACTCCTAGGTTAGTAccacaaattaaaaaaaaggacaaagagaactctctctctctctctatctatcgTCCACCCCTTTCTCTGTTCAGTACCTTTCTTCTCAACCTATTGCACCAACTGAAACCTGACCCCATTTCTTTGATCTCGCAGCAACCCCC
This Macadamia integrifolia cultivar HAES 741 chromosome 10, SCU_Mint_v3, whole genome shotgun sequence DNA region includes the following protein-coding sequences:
- the LOC122091804 gene encoding uncharacterized protein LOC122091804, producing MLPFSFHRPPNPTQTEGSNNSAPPQVVSSASCRADSGILSVGSNPMHQLPCSSCVYHNPLVPVNSLQIHSQVNVFNPHLQRPFGNSNINLSALNGNYMAMPAGPSMVPSPSFPNVGNHYTPQNIHVGMPILGPSGPHHLMQTHGQFFPNTTPQNFNPILTPSGHGQLFLNLPQNSNQLVPSLAHAQLFMHNYPQVSSQIGPLQPGASMNVQGGNTYFHNHANPSTGMPDGQSCSQNQMCSASQHVAFVNSNEAAEHNKQDPRTFIPSNMGQNAFQESPILSEKLQENFIPSLTCPVQMQQTQKNLQQASFPQSQGNCLNNGGNNISYRNPRNPGVQKFARNFQKFGRRESANPRFQKPQLHSTASAEGNFRNFNRNGGKGNKNDRARKSHLPYSPKLAEMEGRRSLPLSYTEQEVLQWREERRKNYPSKVNIEKKFTEKRRNPELIANDAKRRCQQLKEILEKQAELGVEVAEIPPNYLSEFDTQVCGREDEKKVYIKNRRSRNKYGKRGKCGKDSSSTMPAPMMRQPTLLQKLLSAEIKRDKSHLLQAFRFMLMNSFFKDWPEKPLIFPSVTVRDMGCEGRAFEESSEQGNNGVCKVLENANVEEFEGPKHHNAAYDNGGKNDSENSAAEEEMLHEYAGEANHAMMEDVKSEPEEGEIID